AGGAAACAGATTGAAAAATCATCCGCCAATTACGCTATTTTTCGCGGATAAATTAGTTTCAATCAATAAATTATAATTATAAAATTAGTTTAATTTGTGTAATTCGCGGACAAAAAAATAATTTGTTGATCAAAATAATCTGCGGATCAATCTGCAAGAATCTGTGGACTGAAGCCAATGAAGCTACATATTGGATTTTATTATTGCGTGATTCGGATTATATAACTTCAATAACGGCTACCGACCTATTATCCGACAACTTAGAGATAACCAAAATATTCACAGCAAGCATCAATATCGCAGAAAGAACTAATAAATAACAGCATAAAACAAACAGTGAAATTCTTCACTATTCATAATTAAATTTACTTTGCATGTCAATTTCTGAAGTTAAACTTATAAACCTTCCAAAATTTGAAGACCCACGTGGTAATCTGACATTTATTGAGCAGGAAAAGCACATACCATTTAAAATCAAACGGGTTTATTGGATCTACGACGTTCCAGGTGGACAAACCCGTGGTGGTCATGCTTTTAAAGAGCAACAGGAAATTGTGGTTGCCCTTTCCGGTAGTTTTGACGTGGAAATTCATGATGGAATTACTGAAAAGCGCTTCCATTTAAATCGTTCTTATTTCGGATTGTATATTCCCCAGAAACTTTGGCGTTTTATGGATAATTTCAGTACCAACTCTGTTGCCTTAGTTCTTTCTTCGACTTTTTATCAAGAAGATGACTACATCATGGATTATGAATCATTTAAATCTTTTAAAAAGCCATGAAAAAAGTAAATGTTTTTGATTGTTCTGTAGTTGAGTTACCAAGAAATATACATAGAAATGGAAATATTAGTATTGCGGAAAATTTAAAAAATTTACCATTTGAAATTAAACGAGTATTTTACATTTATGATATTCCAGGTGGGGAAGATAGAGGAGCACATGCCCATAAAATATGTCATCAGTTTTTAATTGCTGCAAGTGGTAGTTTTGAAATAGAATTAGATGATGGCATAAATAAAAGAACTATCGTATTAAATCGTCCATATTTCGGTCTACATATACCACCTGGGATTTGGGCTGCTGAAAAATCATTTTCTTCTGGTGCAGTTTGTTTGGTACTTACTTCCGAAGTATATCAGGATTTTGATTATATCCGAAGCCATGATGACTTTATTAACTACATTAAATTATTAAAATGAATTTACCTTCAGATTTTACTTTTGAAAAATATGGATTACAATTAAGATTCGTAAACGAAAATGATGCAGAATTCATTGTCAAACTTAGAACAAATCCAAAATTAGGTCGTTTTATACATTCAACATCTTCTGATATAGAGTTGCAAAAAAAATGGATTCGTGATTATAAACAAAGAGAATCCGAAGGCAAAGATTATTATTTTATTTTTTTCAAAGGAGGCCAACCAGTTGGCTTGAACAGAATATATCACATTGAAGAAGACCGATTTACAAGTGGAAGCTGGGTGTTTGAGCAAAATGCAGCTTTTGAATGTTCTATTGCTTCAGCCCTGATTGTAAGAATTATCGCTTTCGATATTCTTGGAAAAGAAATAGAATTTGGGGTAGAAGGATGCCATGTTGATAACAAGAAAGTTATTAAATTTAATTTAATGATTGGATTGAAAATCAAGGGTACAAGAATCGAAGAAAATGGAGAATATTACACATTCAACCTAACAAAACAAGATTTCGAAAAAAATAAACCCAAAATTGAAAGGTTAATAGGTTTTACTAATATTTAGTTAATTATGAAAGCATTTATTTTTCCAGGACAAGGTTGCCAAAAAGAAGGTATGGGTAGAGACTTATACGACCATTTTCTAAAGGCAAAAGAAATGTTCGAATATGCTAACGAACTACTTGGAAGGCGAATTTCTGATGTAATGTTTTTTGGCAATGAATTAGATTTAATGGAAACAAAAAACACACAGCCATCTGTATTTTTATATGAAGTTATTCTGGCTTTAACACAAAAAGAAATCATTCCGGATGTTGTCGCAGGACATTCTTTAGGTGAATTTGCTGCACTTGTAGTAAATGGAACTCTTAGTTTTGAAGATGGTCTTAATTTAGTTTTGAATCGTGCTTTAATCGCACAAAAAGTTTGTGAAAAATTTGATACTGCTATGGGTGCAGTAATTGGCTTTACTGATGAATACATTACACGTCGTATCAAAGAAATTTCTGAAGAAACAGGTGAACCTATTTACTTTGCTAATTATAACGGACCAGGACAAGTAGTAATAACCGGTTCTAAAAAAGGGATTAGAACAGCCTGTAAAGCATTCAAAAATGAAGGTGCAAAAAAGGCAATACCTCTTGCTATAAGCGGATCATTTCATTCTCCTTACATGGAAGAAGCAAGAATTGAATTAGGAGAAATAATAAAAAATACAAACTTCAGTAAACCCAAATGCCCAATTTATCAATGCGTTGATGCAAAGCCTCATACTGAACCTTTAGAAATCAAAAACAACCTTATTGAACATATCACTCACCCCGTTTTGTGGACATTGATGCTCCAAAATATGGAGGCAGATTGTGTTAAGGAATTCTACGAAGTTGGTACTGACGATACACTCCAGAAAATAGTAGCACGCATGTGTCCTGACAAAATAGTAACTTCTCTTTTGAACATCTCTACATATAGTAGTAAAATCAACAATTATTCACTTTAACACTTAATGATTATGGAACTAAATGATTTTGTACAAGTATTTGCCAGACAGTTTGATGACACTCCGGCAGAAGAATTTACTCCTTCAACAGTTTTCAAGGAAATTGAAGAATGGGGATCCTTAGTTGCACTTTCTGTCATTGCTATGATAGATGAAGAATTTGAAAAAAGGGTAACAGGTGCAGATCTAAGAGGGGTAAGTACCATTGAAGATTTGTATAATCTAATTCAAAAAAAGTAACAAATTAAAATAGAGGTCATAATCATTGACCTCTATTTTTTAATTTTAAATCAAACGTTATGTCATTTTTAAGTGTTAAGAATGTAAAAATTAAGGGAATGGCTGCTTGTGTTCCCGAAAGAGTAGAAGAAAACAAAGACTATACTCTTTTACCAAAAGAAGAAATTGAAAAGTATATTCAAACTACAGGAGTTGAACGTCGCCATTGTGCAGTTCACGATGGTTCAATTTGTACATCTGATTTATGTCAAAAAGCAGCTGAAAAATTGATTGCCGATCTCGGTTGGGACAAGTCAGAAATTGGATTGCTAATTTTTGTTTCACATACCACCGACTATAAATTGCCTGCTACTGCCTGTGTAATACAAGATAAAATGGGTTTGCCAACATCTTGTTTAGCTTTTGACATAACACTTGGCTGTTCCGGTTTCCTTCTTGGTTTAGGCACCATAGGAAGTATATTACAGTGTGGCACCATTAAAAAGGCTTTATTGATGGTGGGAAACACACAATCAGTATATGCAAGTTATGAAGACAGAAGTATGTACCTCTTACTTGGTGATGCCGGCACAGTAACAGCATTGGAATATTCTCAAGAAGATTCTGATACTATGGATTTTCATTATTTGACTGACGGCTCAGGCAGAGCTTCGGTAATTGTTCCGGATGGAGGATGCAGAAATCCAGTAAATGAAAAATCATTTATAATGGAAGATTTTGGCGATGGAATAAAACGTACACGACTTCATGAAAAAATGGATGGGGTTGAAGTATTTTCCTATGCAATGTCAAATGTTCCAAAGAGCGTATTCCAACTTAAAAAACAATTTCCTTACGACGACGAAAGCATTGATTATTTGCTACTTCACCAAGCTAATAAATATCTATGTGAGAAATTACGGAAAAAATTAAATTTTCCCGCAGAAAAAGTACCCTACAATATTAATGAGTTTGGTAATACAAGTGGGGCAACTATTCCTCTGTTAATGGTAACAAATTTAGGAAAAAAGCTACAGGAAAACAAATTGGACTTGTTAATGACTACAATTGGGGTCGGATATTCAATTAGTTCTGCGAGAATTAATATGGGCAAAATTATTTGCCCTGAACTTATGTATTTATAATTTTTTTATTATGTTTAATCCTTTTTCGCTAAACGGTAAAATAATTCTTGTTACCGGTGCTTCTTCTGGTATAGGAGAAAGCATAGCTATTGAAAGCTCTAAAATGGGTGCGGATATTATTATAACCGGACGAAATGCCGAAAGGTTAAATGCAACTTTTAGCCAATTGTCAGGTATAAATAATGCTCAGATAATTAGTGATTTAACAAAATCAGAAGATATTGATTCATTAATCGGACAATTACCACCTTTGGATGGACTTGTATTAAATGCAGGTATTTTGAAAACAATGCCTGTTAAAAACGTTACAAATTCAGCAATTTCTGAAGTTTTTAATACTAACATAATTTCATCAATTCAATTAGTACAAAAACTCTTGAAAATCAAAAAAATCAAAAAAAACGCCTCAATTGTTTTTATTTCATCAATATCTTCTTTTAGTGTAAAAATTGGGAACTCTTTATACTCTGCTACTAAAGGAGCTATCAACTCTTTTATGAAAGTTTTAGCTCTTGAATTAGCTCCTCAAAAAATAACTGTAAATAGCATTCAACCAGGATTTATAAAAACTCGAGCTTTGAGTAGTGGTATTATTACAGATGAACAACTTGAAGAACATTTTAAAATTTATCCCCTCGGAATTGGAAAACCCTCTGATATAGCTTATGCTTGCATTTATCTTTTATCGGATGCCGCAGAATGGGTTACCGGCAGTATTTTTACAATTGATGGTGGGGTTACAACTAATGGTGGACATTAAAATATTATATATGAAAAATTTAATAATAATCGGAGCTGGCAATTTTGCAAAAATCGTTTACGAATACGCATTACTTTCACCAGACTACAATTCAAAATGGAATATAAAAGGATTTCTTGACCCTAATATTGATTCCATGAAAAATGAATTAAATTATCCCAATGTAATTTCAACGGTTGATGATTATCAAGTACAAAAAGACGACCTCTTTATTTGTTCATTTGTTAATCCTGTTGATAGGGTAAAAAGTATTGAAACAATTTCCGGTAAAGGAGGAAAATTTATCAGTTTAATACATTTCACAGCCAATATAAACAGAACATCAGTTCTGGGTGAAGGTGCGTTTATCGGAGCTTTTACAACGCTATCTGTTAATACTCAAATAGGAAATCATGTTATTATTCAAGATCATTGTAATATTGGACATGATTCAAGTGTAGGAGACTATTCTCATTTGTATGTTGGTAATATTATTTGTGGAAAGAATGAAGTCGGAAATCAGGTATCAATTTTCACAGGTTCTACCATTTATCCAAAAATAAAAATCGGTGATAATTCTACTGTCGGTGCAGGAAGTGTAGTGATGAGAAGCGTTAAAAAAGATATGACTGTAATTGGTAATCCAGCAAAGATATTGGAATAATCTGATTTGCGAATTATGTTGAAAGTTGGAGATTCTACAACTGAAAAAGTTGTTTTTAGCAAAGATGAGGTAATAGCTTTCGTAAAGTTGATAGGCGACCCAAATCCCGTTCATTTAGACGAAGAATATGCCAAAAATTCTTATTTTAAACGTTTAGCTGTTCAAGGGATGCATGCTGCTTCAACTTTTTCACGAGTCATTGGTGAAAGATTCCCAGGCGAAGCAAGTATAAACATTTATAGAGAATTCACTTTTATTCGCCCCATTTATATCAATGAAGAATATATAATGACATTTAAAGTCGTGAATGTTAATACAGAAACACATGTAGGAACTATTAAATGCCGTTTTATAAATGCTCAGGGAAAGATATGCATTGATTGTCTGACAAGGATCAAAAACCCGATACAATTTATTTAATTATTGATTTTAACTATTATATGGCTTTTTTAGAAATAAAGAATGTTGCACTTAGAGGTGTTGCAGCCTGCGTTCCGGCAAAAACAATTCGAACTGAAAATCTCCCCATTTTCAAAAATGATGAAGCTGAAAAATTCATTAAAACAACAGGGATAGAAAGTAGAAGAATCGGAGGTGATGGAGTTTGTACATCCGATCTTTGTTTTACCGCAGCCGAAAAATTGATTAAAGAGCTTAACTGGAATAAGTCAGAAATTGATGCACTAATATTTGTATCTAATACACCAGATTACAGATCTCCTGCAACCTCCTGCATTCTTCAGGATAAGCTCAAACTTCCAACATCTTGTTTTACTTTCGATATTTCAGCAGTATGTGCCGGATTTATTCAGGGTCTTACGGTAATTTCCAGTATTCTTTCTTCAGGAACAATAAAAAAGGCATTGCTCCTTGTCGGTGATACAAATTCACTTACCTCTTCACCCGAAGATAAATCAAGATATCCTTTGCTGGGAGATGCCGGAACAGCTACAGCCTGGGAATACGATAAAAAAGCAGAGAAAATATACAGCAATTTATTGTCAGATGGCTCATGTTATGAATTTGTTATAAGTCCCGACAGCGGTTTTCGTCATTTTGTTACACCCGAATCATTTATTATTAAAGAAAATGAAGATGGCATCAGACGTGCCCCAATACATGGAATCATGAATGGTATGGAAGTATTTTCTTTTGCTATTTCAGAATGTCCAAAGGCAATTAAATCACTTTGCGAACATTACAATATTAATATTCATTCAGAAGTTGACTTTTATTTATTTCATCAGGCTAATATGAAAATAAATTCAACAATAGGAAAAAAATTGAAACTCGAAGAAAAAAAAATACCCTCTAATATTCAATGGTTTGGAAACACAAGTTGTGCAGCTATTCCCTTATTGATGGTAACAAATATCAGAGAAGATATCAGTAAGAAACCTCTTTCACTTCTATTGTGCGCCATAGGAGCCGGCTTTGTTTGGTCAAGTGCATATATTAAAACAAACAATATCGTTTGTCCCGAATTATTAGAGTTATAAAAAATACAGTAGTACTTTAAATGTCCAAAAAAACAATAAAACAACAAACAATATCCGGAATGTTATGGAGCAGTATCCAACGATTTGGTTCAATGGGTATTTCCTTCATTGCAAATTTGATTCTTGCAAGAATACTATCCCCCGAAGACTTTGGTTGCATTGGGATTTTAACAGTTTTTATCGCAATAGCCGGTATTTTTGTTGATTCGGGTTTTGGAGCAGCTCTAATTCAAAAGAAAAATCCCTCTCAGGAAGATTATTCAACAATTTTTTATCTAAATCTTACTATTTCTGTTATTTTATACTTAATTCTTTTCTATTGCGCCCCAGCTATTGCCCGATTTTATGAAATTCCTTCCCTGAGTAATTTATTAAAAGTATTGAGTATTATTTTATTTCTCAATTCCTTTTCAATAATACAAGATAATCAATTACGCAAACAGCTAAATTTCAGATTATTATCCATTGTTTATTTGGTATCTGCAATAATTGGTGCAGTATGCGGAATTGCTTCTGCTTACTTAGGATATGGCGTATGGAGTTTGGTAATTAACGGTTTGGTAAATGCTTTCTTTAGAAGTGTTTTATTATGGGGATTTAGCAAATGGTATCCTTTATTTGTGTTTAGCAAACAATCTATGAAGGAATTATTTGCTTTTGGTGGTTTCATTTTTGCCAATAGTCTTGTTTATACACTACGTAATAATATTCAAGCTCTTATAATCGGAAAACTTTTCTTATCGCGTGATTTAGGGTTTTATGTACAAGCAAGAAAATTAGAAGAAATACCGACAAATAGTATATCAGGTATTATTCAGCAAGTAACTTTCCCAGTTTACTCAAAAATTCAAGATGATAAAGAAAAATTAAAGTTTGCACAACAAAAAAGCGTAAAATCATTAGCTTATATATGCTTTCCAATTTATGTTCTACTAATAGTAATTGCAAATTCATTATTTGAATTATTATTTACCACAAAATGGTTAGAATCAGTACCATACTTTCAAATATTGTGTATAGGAGCTTTTGCATATAGTCTGTTAAATGTAAATGCAAGTATTGTAACTGCTTCCGGTAAAAGTGCTTTATTTTTTAAATGGAATTTAATTACATCTATACTTATTTTCATTTTAATTGGAATTGGTTCATTCTTTGGAATTAAAGGTTTGCTTTATGCTACTGTTTTAGGAGCATGGTTTCTTTATTACATTAATGTATGGTTAGCGTCTATGTATACAAAATATACATTTTTAGAACAATTGAAAGATTTGTTTCCTATGTTAGCACTTTCTATCATTATTGGTGTTGCAACTTGGTTTTTGGGAAAATATTTAAGCATCAATTATATAATTGTTCTTTTTATCCAAATAATTATTTTTGTAACTTCTTATTTAGGACTATCATATTTTTTAAAAATTGAAGCTTTTTTCTCTTTTTTATCAATAATCAAAGATTTCATTAAGCAATCAAAATAAATTTATTTTATTTATTTATAATATTGAAAACATTTAGAGAATATATTAAAAAAAAATTTAGAATAATTCTTGTAATTAGAAAATTTCTTTTAGAATTTATTCATATAAATTGGACAAAAACTTTATATTTAAATTTTAAATTTTTCAAATTTAAAATTGCCATAAAACTTCCGGTTATTGTTTATGGTAAATTGAAATTTCGTACAGCTAAAGGCGCAAAAATAATTTTAACTGTTCCGGCAAAACGCGGCCTTCTTAAAATAGGTGAAAAATTTGAAATATTTTGGTTTAATTTATATGGTTCATCTCAATTTATCTTAAAGGGTAGCTTTTATGTTAATGGAGAAATTTGGATAGGAAAAGCTATTGCAATTTATGTTGCTAAAGGTGCAGAATTAAAAATGGGAAATTTGACTTTAGGCAGCTTGAGTACTATAAGTTGCAGTAATAGTATTATTATTGGTAATTCCTGCCAGATTGGTGCTAAAACTTCAATAACCGACTCAAACAACCATTTTTTTAAAGATTTAAGTTCTGGTCAAATTCATCGTATTGAAAAAGAAGTAATTATTGGAAATTTTAATTTCATTGGTGCTTATTCATTAATTATGCCAGGTACTATTACTCCTGATAGAATTACTATTGCAAAAGGAAGTTTGAGTAACAAGGATTATACAAAAATAGTACAGGAAAATTCTATAATTGGGGGTGTTCCTGCAAAGCTTATTAAAACTGATATTGTTCGTATTTTCGATTGGAATAAAGAAGCAAAAATTAATAAATATTTTAGAGAAACTGATTCAGATGTATATATTGACACAGATGATATTATCTGAAATCTTAAAAAAACAGAATAAACTATTAAAATTATTATTTTATTTAAATTTAAAGAATTAATACAATATTTTCTTATGATTTTCATCTTAAATATTATTAACACACTGACTTATTGTTAACATTTTTTTTCTAACTTTTTTCAATTCAAATTTTTATACTGTTAAATTATTCAAAATAAAATTTATTATTATATTAAATTTTTCAAGTTTATAATTGGCATTTTCCCAAATATTTATTTATTTGCATTAATTTATCCACCTCTATATGGAATACAACCCCTTTTCCTTACTTAATAAAACTATTCTGGTTACAGGAGCCTCATCTGGCATTGGCCAAACTGCGGCTATTGAGTGCTCAAAAGCAGGAGCTAAGTTGATAATTACCGGTAGAAATAATGAACGGTTGAATGAAACTTTTAATTCATTAGAAGGTAGTGGACATCAACAAATTATTGCTGATATTTCTATAACCGAAGAAATTGATAAAATAGTTAGCTTTGTTCCCGCTTTAGATGGAGCCGTTAGCTGTGCTGGAACTGCAAAATTTGTTATGACTCCTTTCATTAACGAAAAGGAATTGACAGATACATTGAGAATTAATACAATAACCCCAATTTTATTAACTCAGAAGCTTGTTAAAATGAAAAAGTTTAACAGGCCGGCTTCAATCGTCTATATATCATCTGTATCTGGGAATGAGGTTTCTACCATAGGTCTAAGCATGTATGGAACTTCTAAAAGTGGTTTAAGTGCTTTTATGCGACATGCAGCTCTCGATCTTGCCCCAAAAGAAATAAGATGTAATTGCGTAAATCTGTCAAGAGTATTTACAAAAATGATAGCTTCAGGA
The sequence above is a segment of the Lentimicrobiaceae bacterium genome. Coding sequences within it:
- a CDS encoding FdtA/QdtA family cupin domain-containing protein, whose translation is MSISEVKLINLPKFEDPRGNLTFIEQEKHIPFKIKRVYWIYDVPGGQTRGGHAFKEQQEIVVALSGSFDVEIHDGITEKRFHLNRSYFGLYIPQKLWRFMDNFSTNSVALVLSSTFYQEDDYIMDYESFKSFKKP
- a CDS encoding FdtA/QdtA family cupin domain-containing protein; translated protein: MKKVNVFDCSVVELPRNIHRNGNISIAENLKNLPFEIKRVFYIYDIPGGEDRGAHAHKICHQFLIAASGSFEIELDDGINKRTIVLNRPYFGLHIPPGIWAAEKSFSSGAVCLVLTSEVYQDFDYIRSHDDFINYIKLLK
- a CDS encoding GNAT family N-acetyltransferase, translated to MNLPSDFTFEKYGLQLRFVNENDAEFIVKLRTNPKLGRFIHSTSSDIELQKKWIRDYKQRESEGKDYYFIFFKGGQPVGLNRIYHIEEDRFTSGSWVFEQNAAFECSIASALIVRIIAFDILGKEIEFGVEGCHVDNKKVIKFNLMIGLKIKGTRIEENGEYYTFNLTKQDFEKNKPKIERLIGFTNI
- the fabD gene encoding ACP S-malonyltransferase, with amino-acid sequence MKAFIFPGQGCQKEGMGRDLYDHFLKAKEMFEYANELLGRRISDVMFFGNELDLMETKNTQPSVFLYEVILALTQKEIIPDVVAGHSLGEFAALVVNGTLSFEDGLNLVLNRALIAQKVCEKFDTAMGAVIGFTDEYITRRIKEISEETGEPIYFANYNGPGQVVITGSKKGIRTACKAFKNEGAKKAIPLAISGSFHSPYMEEARIELGEIIKNTNFSKPKCPIYQCVDAKPHTEPLEIKNNLIEHITHPVLWTLMLQNMEADCVKEFYEVGTDDTLQKIVARMCPDKIVTSLLNISTYSSKINNYSL
- a CDS encoding phosphopantetheine-binding protein encodes the protein MELNDFVQVFARQFDDTPAEEFTPSTVFKEIEEWGSLVALSVIAMIDEEFEKRVTGADLRGVSTIEDLYNLIQKK
- a CDS encoding ketoacyl-ACP synthase III, whose protein sequence is MSFLSVKNVKIKGMAACVPERVEENKDYTLLPKEEIEKYIQTTGVERRHCAVHDGSICTSDLCQKAAEKLIADLGWDKSEIGLLIFVSHTTDYKLPATACVIQDKMGLPTSCLAFDITLGCSGFLLGLGTIGSILQCGTIKKALLMVGNTQSVYASYEDRSMYLLLGDAGTVTALEYSQEDSDTMDFHYLTDGSGRASVIVPDGGCRNPVNEKSFIMEDFGDGIKRTRLHEKMDGVEVFSYAMSNVPKSVFQLKKQFPYDDESIDYLLLHQANKYLCEKLRKKLNFPAEKVPYNINEFGNTSGATIPLLMVTNLGKKLQENKLDLLMTTIGVGYSISSARINMGKIICPELMYL
- a CDS encoding SDR family oxidoreductase → MFNPFSLNGKIILVTGASSGIGESIAIESSKMGADIIITGRNAERLNATFSQLSGINNAQIISDLTKSEDIDSLIGQLPPLDGLVLNAGILKTMPVKNVTNSAISEVFNTNIISSIQLVQKLLKIKKIKKNASIVFISSISSFSVKIGNSLYSATKGAINSFMKVLALELAPQKITVNSIQPGFIKTRALSSGIITDEQLEEHFKIYPLGIGKPSDIAYACIYLLSDAAEWVTGSIFTIDGGVTTNGGH
- a CDS encoding NeuD/PglB/VioB family sugar acetyltransferase yields the protein MKNLIIIGAGNFAKIVYEYALLSPDYNSKWNIKGFLDPNIDSMKNELNYPNVISTVDDYQVQKDDLFICSFVNPVDRVKSIETISGKGGKFISLIHFTANINRTSVLGEGAFIGAFTTLSVNTQIGNHVIIQDHCNIGHDSSVGDYSHLYVGNIICGKNEVGNQVSIFTGSTIYPKIKIGDNSTVGAGSVVMRSVKKDMTVIGNPAKILE
- a CDS encoding MaoC family dehydratase N-terminal domain-containing protein, with translation MLKVGDSTTEKVVFSKDEVIAFVKLIGDPNPVHLDEEYAKNSYFKRLAVQGMHAASTFSRVIGERFPGEASINIYREFTFIRPIYINEEYIMTFKVVNVNTETHVGTIKCRFINAQGKICIDCLTRIKNPIQFI
- a CDS encoding ketoacyl-ACP synthase III — protein: MAFLEIKNVALRGVAACVPAKTIRTENLPIFKNDEAEKFIKTTGIESRRIGGDGVCTSDLCFTAAEKLIKELNWNKSEIDALIFVSNTPDYRSPATSCILQDKLKLPTSCFTFDISAVCAGFIQGLTVISSILSSGTIKKALLLVGDTNSLTSSPEDKSRYPLLGDAGTATAWEYDKKAEKIYSNLLSDGSCYEFVISPDSGFRHFVTPESFIIKENEDGIRRAPIHGIMNGMEVFSFAISECPKAIKSLCEHYNINIHSEVDFYLFHQANMKINSTIGKKLKLEEKKIPSNIQWFGNTSCAAIPLLMVTNIREDISKKPLSLLLCAIGAGFVWSSAYIKTNNIVCPELLEL
- a CDS encoding lipopolysaccharide biosynthesis protein translates to MSKKTIKQQTISGMLWSSIQRFGSMGISFIANLILARILSPEDFGCIGILTVFIAIAGIFVDSGFGAALIQKKNPSQEDYSTIFYLNLTISVILYLILFYCAPAIARFYEIPSLSNLLKVLSIILFLNSFSIIQDNQLRKQLNFRLLSIVYLVSAIIGAVCGIASAYLGYGVWSLVINGLVNAFFRSVLLWGFSKWYPLFVFSKQSMKELFAFGGFIFANSLVYTLRNNIQALIIGKLFLSRDLGFYVQARKLEEIPTNSISGIIQQVTFPVYSKIQDDKEKLKFAQQKSVKSLAYICFPIYVLLIVIANSLFELLFTTKWLESVPYFQILCIGAFAYSLLNVNASIVTASGKSALFFKWNLITSILIFILIGIGSFFGIKGLLYATVLGAWFLYYINVWLASMYTKYTFLEQLKDLFPMLALSIIIGVATWFLGKYLSINYIIVLFIQIIIFVTSYLGLSYFLKIEAFFSFLSIIKDFIKQSK
- a CDS encoding SDR family oxidoreductase; protein product: MEYNPFSLLNKTILVTGASSGIGQTAAIECSKAGAKLIITGRNNERLNETFNSLEGSGHQQIIADISITEEIDKIVSFVPALDGAVSCAGTAKFVMTPFINEKELTDTLRINTITPILLTQKLVKMKKFNRPASIVYISSVSGNEVSTIGLSMYGTSKSGLSAFMRHAALDLAPKEIRCNCVNLSRVFTKMIASGVMSDEEQIKKDLLDYPLKRYGKPEEIAYGIIYLLSDASAWVTGTSLLIDGGFSLKR